AAGCCTTGAGGAGTTTCATGAACGCGCCGCGTCAGATCGTTTTCGCGAGCTCGATCACAATAACGATGGGGTCATTTCACGCGATGAATGGCATAACACCAGTCGGTCATTTGAAGGGCTGGATCGCAACCGCGATGGAACATTAAACCGTGATGAATTTTACAATCGGGAGCAGGTTCGAGCTGCTGTCTTCTATGAACTCGATGTTAACAACGATGGTATGATCTCACGCAGCGAATGGCGTAGCGATGCCGAAACCTTTAACCGTCTGGACACCAATCGGGATAACCTTTTGAGCGAGAATGAATTTTACTCTCGTCAAAGCGAAACTGGTATCCTTATTGAACAAATCTTTCAGGAGATCTTTAGAAAGCGGTAAAAATTCGTCTGCTGGGATGGAGATTTGAGGGTCAGGCTTTGCTTATTTGATTATTGTAATTATTTTGATAATTTCAGTTTTTCACTAGCCATAAAGGAAAAAAAGATTTCTCAAAGATCCTTGCCCTTATCCCCTAATAAATCAAGCCAGCCGTTTCCTTCGACTATGCCTCAGCGCGGACGGCTGGGGTATTGAAGGACTCACGACAAGATTTGAAATAATAAAAAGATCGGTTCCACAAAATAGGCTTATGCCACAATAAATTTGTCGGATAGCCTTTGGGTGTGACGGATGTAGGCTTTTTCGGCTACCTTTTTCTCGATGCTTATCTGAATAGTAAATGATAAGAATTTTTTGATTATAAAATCGGATTTACCTGCAATTTTAATGTTTTGGTCGTATAATTACTTGTAATGCACAACGAATTTACCGCTATAATCGAAAAAGACGATGATTGGTACATAGCATACTGCCCGGAGATCCCCGGCGCTAATGGGCAGGGTAGAACAATAGAGGAGTGTCGAAAAAGCCTTATGGATGCTATTAACTTAATTCTAGAAGACCGCAGAGAAGATTCATTAAGGGGAATGCCCGAGGATGCGATTAAAGATGTGGTTGTCATTGAATGAGGCGCAGTTCTCTCCTTAGGCACCTTAGGAAGCATGGATGCTATCTTAAGCGTGAGGGGCTCACTCCCTATGGTGCAATTCACAAACCGGGAAGGTTGAAGCAATTCCAAGGTATACAGAAATATCTAACCGACTAGCAAGAAAGATATGACAGAAACCCCTTCATGGCGACCTAAAGGTCGCCGCTACGTTTGAATTATGTGTTTCGTAGCGGGGGGCCCCGCCTTAGTCCTCCAGATGTTGTCACCCCGTATAGCAACCACTCAAGCCTTGCGGAACCAAGCTTAAACTAGAAGAAATATATTCTATCAAGAAAAAATTATGTATATTAGATGACAGCTACACATAATACTCTACGATTTTCCACTTCGGGGGAGGCAAAATGTCTATAGAAAATGACGACACTCAACTTGACCTGAGCGAGAAGGGAAGAAGGAAAGATGGAACTGTAATAACACTAGACCGGAGATTGTTCATGCAATTCTTTGCGTTCGGAAACTGCAGGGATACCACATCTTTAATTCAAGCCCTGGAAGATTCAAAAATAGACGGTGCACTCTATCTGGATATCAATGACCCCAGTGGAGTGGGTCTCATATCAATGGAAGAAGACCCTGATCTTTTTGTAACTAGAACCCGATCTTTCCTGAATCAAGCTGCTTTTCAAGAATTGGTCCCAAAGCCAGAATATACAATGCTTGGTCGTACTTACTCATTCGGATACGAACCCGATTTGGAGGAAACCCTTATAAAAGAGCCCCGCAGGAGGGTCCTTGACCCAAAGTTGGCCTGGGCCGTATGGTATCCACTTCAGAGAGGTAAAGGCTTTGAAACACTCTCAGAAGAAATACAGCGTGCGGTATTGGGTGAACACGGAAAAATCGGCTTTAAATTTGGCAAAGCTGGCTATGCCAAAGACATTCGCCTCGCCTGTCATGGATTGGATAAAAACGACAATGATTTTATCATTGGCCTTTTGGGGAAAGAACTATATCCGCTATCCTGCGTTGTACAGTCAATGAGAAAAACAAAACAAACTGCGATGTATCTTGACTCTTTAGGTCCGTTCTTCATAGGAAAGGCCATATGGCAGAGTAAACTCTGAGACCCTTATGTTGTTCCATCACAGATAGAGAAACCACCCTCTTCTATTTTAACTCGACTCTATCAGTTCCTATCTTATTGTAGATATTTGTTTCCTATGATTTATCCTGATTTGGTGTTGACCTAATCTTATGGGCAAGATCCTTTGCCAATACATTTTGAATCTTTATGAATAATTGAGGATTTATCTGATTTAAATTCCTCAATTTCTCCTGATTCCATACGATATACTCGACTGCCCCATTTGCAAAAACATCAGCCGACGCGGGATTGCCGGTGAAAAAGCTCATCTCTGCCACGAAACTTCCTCTCGCTAGCTCAGCTATTAGTTCTCCAGCCTTCATCACATTCAAAGAACCCGACAAGATAAGTACAAGTTCTTTTTGATGCTCTCCCTCCCGGATCATCCGATCCCCTTCTCTCTTTTCAATTCTTCCCATATTCCAAAACAATAAGAACTCCCTCGTGCTCATAGTGCTGAATGTCTTGTCGTATAGATCCTGAAGCTCGGAAGGTAGCTCGATTTTCCTGCGGTCCCTTAGAAGACGAACTACATGAAACGAATTTATTCCAAAAAACAACACATTCCAAAGTGAAACAAATAAATTATCAGAAAAATAACCGAATGAAACCAGGCTTATTTGCCCCAATATTAAGATGCTCCGTAATAAAAGGATATCCTTAGCCGCCAGGGCCAGGCACATGAAAAAATACCCCAGATTGACGAGTATATATGCCATATGAACACCTCTTTGAAGTTTTGATATGTCGGGTAATTCCACATCAACATACACTATTAAGATTAAAATAAATACTTACAACATTCATCAGTTGAGTTAAAACTTGAATTTCAAATTCTCGTTAGTTAAAGTATCAAAAAAGTTCTAATTGTAGGGGGCAAATTCATGTGCGCATCATATCTATTAAAAACATTTATCTATTCAGTGTTCATTCTAGCAATCGGTTTTCTTACTACATCGGTTGTAGGCACGGCTGAAGAGAAATCGGCAGGAGAATCTCAATCGAAAGAGAATAATGCTACAGATCAAAATCAAGACTCAGAGATGGAAAAATGGAAGGAATATGCAGCTCCCAACGAAAACCACAAAGTTTTAGATGCATTTGCAGGGAACTGGGATTATACGGTAAAGTGGTGGTCTTCCCGAAGTTCTGAACCGGAGATATCAAAAGGAACCAGTGAGGTTAAATGGATAATGGGTGGACGTTTCCTGGAGCAAACTGCCCAGGGTACATCGATGGGACAACCCTTTGAAGGAATGGGCATTACCGGATATGACAACGCTAAAAAAGAATATGTTTCTATGTGGATAGATAACATGGGCACGGGTCTCATGACTTCTAGTGGCAAATATGAGCCTTCAACAAAAACCTTCGAAGAAAAGGGAACATTTACACAACCTGAAATGGGTGAAACAACTTTTAGAGGTGTGACAAAAATTATCAACGACGATAAATTCGTGTATGAAATGTACACAAAAGACAAAGACTGGAAGGAATACAAGGCGCTAGAAATTATTTATACGAGAAAAAAGTAAAGTAATTAGAAACCCGCTGAAAGCTCCGTGTTATTAGTACATAAACAGAGAGTCTATCCAGTCATCGCAATTTTAAAAGCCAGATATTTCGAGGACAGAATCTTTAAATGTATTTTCTTCATTTATCTTACTTTTCTTAATATACAAGGACAAGGCTTCCCCCTTGTTGTCATTCCCTAATTCATTTATAGGGAATCCATGTTTTTGCCTTTGGATCCCCGACTACTGATTTCGGGGATGACAACAGGGGGTGGATCCCTAGTTAAGCCTCTACCCGACTGCCTTTATCGGGTAGTTGTCCTCGAAATCCTTGATCGGGGAATCCTCGGGGATGACATAACGACTAAAAAATTTAATTCGACCACAACCCGGTTATCCTGAATTTATTTCAGGATCTAATGGAAACAATAGATGCTGAAACAAGTTCAGCATGACTGACTATGACATTCATCCTCTGAACGCAATTTTTGGAAGGCCGTTCAAGTACTTTTCATTATGAAAAGGATTAACGAAAATAGGTCTATTCATGAAATTGTAAAAATTTTGCACACGAAATATATAACATCTACAGCAATGACAGAGAATTCACGAATTAAGTAGCAATTGTTCTTTAATAAACTGGCCTTTTATTCTTGGGCAAAAGTGCTCAGTCCTTAGCCATGCCCTGACACCTCAATACTCAATTTCTTAATCAACCTAATGAGTGGTAGAATATGATAGCTGAAAAAATGGGAGAATTCGTAAAAAAATTAAATAACTTTCTCTCTAAAGAGTTATGGCATATCGATCTTTCCTCCCTCAATAGATTCAAAGCATTCTTTATTATAGTTATAAGGCTAATATACGTAACAATTCGCGAATCTTATAAGAACGAACTCAGCCTTAGGGCTATGAGTCTTGTTTATACAACAATAATTGCTATTGTCCCACTTCTTGCTTTCAGTTTCTCGGTTCTAAAGGCATTCGGAGTTGTTGATACCCAACTGGAACCTATTCTTTCCAATTTTCTTGCACCCCTCGGAGAAAAGGGAACTGCATTAACACAGAAAATTCTAGAATTCATCAATAATATAAAGGTTGGTGTATTGGGATCCCTAGGTCTTCTGTTCCTCGTTTACACTGTTATCTCACTAATTCAGAAAACTGAAAGTTCACTAAATTTCATATGGGGAATAGAAAAAGGAAGGAGCTTTACTAGAAGATTTACCGATTATTTAAGCGTAATTCTCATAGGACCTGTTTTTATTTTTACTGCATTAGGTATTACAGCAACTTTAATGAGTCACGCGATTGTAGATAAAATAACTTCAATTGAGCCTTTTGGCACAGCTATCTTTTTCTTTACAGGTACCATCCTTCCATACATCATCGTATCAGTAGTTTTTACGTTCATTTACTCAGTAATGCCTAACACTCAAGTTAAATCCCTGTCTGCACTCTTAGGTGGAGTGGTTGCAGGAATCTGCTGGCAATCAAGCGGGTGGATTTTTGCCTCATTTGTTGCATCTTCAACGCAATATGCAACAATCTATTCAGGTTTTGCCGTAATTATCCTCTTCATGATATGGCTCTACATAAGTTGGCTGATATTTCTTATTGGAGGTGAAATTTCATATTGCCATCAAAACCTTAATTTTTTAATTTTACAAAAAGAAGCCGTTACGATTAGTAATAGATTAAAAGAGAAAATTACGTTCCTTATTATGTACCTAATTGGCTACAACTTTTACAACAATAAGGATAATTTCACACTCGTTTCACTTGCACAGAAATTCGAGATACCTGAGGAGCATATTCAAGAATCTCTAACCTATTTGATGAATAAGAAATTAATTATAGAAACTACAAATGATCCGCCTTCTTATGTGCCCGCAAAGGATCTCGAAACAATTAAACTGTATGAGATCATTGAAGCTGTAAGGGAAAATGAAGAAGATTCCAAAATGATTGAAGAAAAATTCATTAAAATGCCAGCGGTTGACACGGTCACAAAAAAAGTCAATGATGCAATTTATGATGCTTTGGGAGAGGAGAATCTAAGAAATGTAATAATTTCACAAGATGACGAACCAAGGATTTAAATATTACTTTCCAAAAATCTCATAGCCAATTTCTTTTCTTAAAAAAAATGATCATAATAATAGCTACTAATATCATTAAACCCACGACCATTGGATAACCGAACTTTGAATGAAGTTCAGGCATATTATCAAAGTTCATTCCGTAGACCCCGGCGATAAAAGTCAAAGGAATAAATATAGAAGCCATTATCGTTAATACCTTCATCACCTCGTTCATCCTATTGCTCATACTGGACAGATAAATTTCTAGCATCCCTGTTGTCATCTCCCGTACGGTCTCGATCGTATCGATTACCTGAACTGTATGATCATATAGATCCCTTAAATATATAATCGTAGTCTGATTGATTAGCGGCGATCCCGATCTTTCCAAGTTGCCTACTATTTCCCTTACAGGCCAGACAGATTTCCTTAAAAATAGCATCTCTCTTTTCAGTGTGTGCAGTTCGTTCAGGTCATATTGTGTAATATCCTCCATTAACATTTCTTCAAGGCTTTCCAGGGTATCGGAAAACTTTTCTAGAATTATGAAATAGTTATCCACTATTGAATCAACCAATGAATAAGCCAAATAATCTGAACCTGTTCCCCTTAATCGTCCTTTTGAATTCCTTATTCTTTCCCTTATGGGTTCGAATACATCACCCCCCCCTTCCTGGAATGTTATAACTAAATTTTTACAAAGTATAATGCTGATCTGCTCAGCCTTTATGATATTTTCTTTCTCCTCATAATAAAGCATCTTAATAACGATATATATATAGTCACCATAATCCTCCATCAGAGGTCTCTTTTCAGTATTTAAAATATCCTCAAGCACGAGGGGATGAACATTGAAATGTTTTCCAAATTTTTCTATTAACTCGACATCATGAAGGCCATCAATGTTTATCCAGGAAACGCCGGGGGTATCTCTATAGTGGAAGCATTCATCTATGGTTTGAATTTCCTTATCCTCAAATTGACTATCGCTATAATCGATAACTCGAATCCTCGGTTTCTCTAATTTTTTCTCGCCAACATGAATTAGAACACCTGGATGGAGGCCAACCTTTTTTGAACTTTTTTTAATTAATCTTGCCAATACAATCCAGCCTCACAGATATTAACTACCAAATCGAGATTTACTCTTAAAGAAAATATCAAAATATACTTACCCCCTTTAGTGAATAACAAAAAAGTATAAGATAATACGATACAGGAAAAACAAGTATAAGGCTGTCAAACCTGTCCAGAATCCCCCCATGACCGGGAAGGATGGCTCCCGAATCCTTTACACCAACGCTTCTCTTTATCATGGATTCAAATAGGTCGCCAAATATAGCGCTTATTGCCACAATCAAACCCAGAAAGAAGACCCATGAATAAGTTAGAGGACAACCGAAGATAAAATTAATGACTAACCCGGTGATTATTGAAGATATCAACCCTGATATGGTTCCAACAACGGTCTTACCAGGACTTATATTGGGTGAAAGCTTTTTCCTGCCCTTCCACTTTCCGATGTAGTACGCAGCCGTATCATTTAAGAAAGTGCAGGTGACAACGAATACGATAAAGAAGAACCCTGCGTCCCTTAGACCTTGATTAGATTGGCTGAAAACCATCATATCTGCGCCGGCGCCGATGTTTCGCAACAAGATGGCGTGACCGAGAAACCACCCAAGATATATTATCACCAAAAGATTCAAACTCGTTTGTGAAAGAGCGTCACCATCCGGCTTTTGCATAAGCATAAAAAGAAGGGTGATAATGATGATGGCAGCGGAAGTAATGCTGAAATAAGAATAACCAAAATATGCAGCGACAGGTAATATCACCCCGGATAAGAATATTAGTCCCTTTTGGAGCGAGTATCCCTTTTTTTTTAACATAACGATAAGCTCGAATTCCCCTAAGAAAATTATTGTTATAAAAAGGATGAGAAACCACACTCCTCCAAGATAGAAAATTAAATAGAGAATGGGAATCCCGATTATGGAGGTTAATACTCTCTGATATGGTTTGTCCATTGCGGCTGAGTGGATATAATTTCCATGATAATAAAGGCCATTGCAAATCAACTTATACTAAATGAGCGATATAGAGATAATCTATAATCCAAACAAGAGCGCCATGAAAATCGCAGTTTTAGTCTCTGGCACGGGTACAAATTTCTTAGCAATCTATGATGAGCAATTAAGATTGGAAAAATTGGGTGAAAAAAACTATGGCAAGATTGAGGTAGTGTTCACAAACGTTCCAAACTGCGAGGGAGCACGAAAAGCAGCAGATTTGGGTATTCCAGTCGTAAGCCTCGGCTCAAAATCATTCTTTGAAATCTTGAATGCAAACCCAGAGAACGACGAGATACGGGCTTACTACGATGCGGCAACAATCTCCCTCATTGAGGGCGTATGCAAACCCGATATTGTGGTGCTCGCAGGTTATAGGAGAAGAATTGGGGGTCTATTCTTAAACCATTATAAGAATCGTGTAGTAAACTTATACCCGGGTGATATAACAAAAAGATATCTGATTAGAGGAGTCGATGCATCGATTCAAGCTTTACGGGCCGGTGAAGCTTAT
This Thermodesulfobacteriota bacterium DNA region includes the following protein-coding sequences:
- the corA gene encoding magnesium/cobalt transporter CorA → MARLIKKSSKKVGLHPGVLIHVGEKKLEKPRIRVIDYSDSQFEDKEIQTIDECFHYRDTPGVSWINIDGLHDVELIEKFGKHFNVHPLVLEDILNTEKRPLMEDYGDYIYIVIKMLYYEEKENIIKAEQISIILCKNLVITFQEGGGDVFEPIRERIRNSKGRLRGTGSDYLAYSLVDSIVDNYFIILEKFSDTLESLEEMLMEDITQYDLNELHTLKREMLFLRKSVWPVREIVGNLERSGSPLINQTTIIYLRDLYDHTVQVIDTIETVREMTTGMLEIYLSSMSNRMNEVMKVLTIMASIFIPLTFIAGVYGMNFDNMPELHSKFGYPMVVGLMILVAIIMIIFFKKRNWL
- a CDS encoding formyltransferase family protein, encoding MSDIEIIYNPNKSAMKIAVLVSGTGTNFLAIYDEQLRLEKLGEKNYGKIEVVFTNVPNCEGARKAADLGIPVVSLGSKSFFEILNANPENDEIRAYYDAATISLIEGVCKPDIVVLAGYRRRIGGLFLNHYKNRVVNLYPGDITKRYLIRGVDASIQALRAGEAYTKCTVFLENPGERFGPSIVQSQPISLEGYEERDATKMQEKIRREGEWIIYPFAVHQLIAKGRLGIDRNDNIYVDGKRVPKEGYQYKVN
- a CDS encoding DUF1579 domain-containing protein; this translates as MCASYLLKTFIYSVFILAIGFLTTSVVGTAEEKSAGESQSKENNATDQNQDSEMEKWKEYAAPNENHKVLDAFAGNWDYTVKWWSSRSSEPEISKGTSEVKWIMGGRFLEQTAQGTSMGQPFEGMGITGYDNAKKEYVSMWIDNMGTGLMTSSGKYEPSTKTFEEKGTFTQPEMGETTFRGVTKIINDDKFVYEMYTKDKDWKEYKALEIIYTRKK
- a CDS encoding phosphatidate cytidylyltransferase, encoding MDKPYQRVLTSIIGIPILYLIFYLGGVWFLILFITIIFLGEFELIVMLKKKGYSLQKGLIFLSGVILPVAAYFGYSYFSITSAAIIIITLLFMLMQKPDGDALSQTSLNLLVIIYLGWFLGHAILLRNIGAGADMMVFSQSNQGLRDAGFFFIVFVVTCTFLNDTAAYYIGKWKGRKKLSPNISPGKTVVGTISGLISSIITGLVINFIFGCPLTYSWVFFLGLIVAISAIFGDLFESMIKRSVGVKDSGAILPGHGGILDRFDSLILVFPVSYYLILFCYSLKGVSIF
- a CDS encoding YihY/virulence factor BrkB family protein; the encoded protein is MIAEKMGEFVKKLNNFLSKELWHIDLSSLNRFKAFFIIVIRLIYVTIRESYKNELSLRAMSLVYTTIIAIVPLLAFSFSVLKAFGVVDTQLEPILSNFLAPLGEKGTALTQKILEFINNIKVGVLGSLGLLFLVYTVISLIQKTESSLNFIWGIEKGRSFTRRFTDYLSVILIGPVFIFTALGITATLMSHAIVDKITSIEPFGTAIFFFTGTILPYIIVSVVFTFIYSVMPNTQVKSLSALLGGVVAGICWQSSGWIFASFVASSTQYATIYSGFAVIILFMIWLYISWLIFLIGGEISYCHQNLNFLILQKEAVTISNRLKEKITFLIMYLIGYNFYNNKDNFTLVSLAQKFEIPEEHIQESLTYLMNKKLIIETTNDPPSYVPAKDLETIKLYEIIEAVRENEEDSKMIEEKFIKMPAVDTVTKKVNDAIYDALGEENLRNVIISQDDEPRI
- a CDS encoding type II toxin-antitoxin system HicB family antitoxin, with protein sequence MHNEFTAIIEKDDDWYIAYCPEIPGANGQGRTIEECRKSLMDAINLILEDRREDSLRGMPEDAIKDVVVIE
- a CDS encoding chlorite dismutase family protein, with product MSIENDDTQLDLSEKGRRKDGTVITLDRRLFMQFFAFGNCRDTTSLIQALEDSKIDGALYLDINDPSGVGLISMEEDPDLFVTRTRSFLNQAAFQELVPKPEYTMLGRTYSFGYEPDLEETLIKEPRRRVLDPKLAWAVWYPLQRGKGFETLSEEIQRAVLGEHGKIGFKFGKAGYAKDIRLACHGLDKNDNDFIIGLLGKELYPLSCVVQSMRKTKQTAMYLDSLGPFFIGKAIWQSKL
- a CDS encoding cyclic nucleotide-binding domain-containing protein, producing MAYILVNLGYFFMCLALAAKDILLLRSILILGQISLVSFGYFSDNLFVSLWNVLFFGINSFHVVRLLRDRRKIELPSELQDLYDKTFSTMSTREFLLFWNMGRIEKREGDRMIREGEHQKELVLILSGSLNVMKAGELIAELARGSFVAEMSFFTGNPASADVFANGAVEYIVWNQEKLRNLNQINPQLFIKIQNVLAKDLAHKIRSTPNQDKS